TGAGTTTGGACAGAACAAAGCTGAACTGTTTGGGTGAATGTAGCTagcttcaaaaaagaaataagtttGAGTTCCATCCCATAGGGAAGATGGCGACTATGACAGGTCAGAGGCTTGTCCCTCCTTCTCCTCAAACTGTGGAATGCAGTTTTCTGTCCTTGATCCCTATTCTTTTGTAACATAAAGGTACTTAGCTGCCCAGTACTCCTGATACCAGGCCTCTCTACAAGACTGAGCAacatttcaaaatacaaaatgtaaaactaGTACTGACACTGCTCAGTAATATTTGCTCAAAATATTAAAGTGAGTTTTTCTGTTTCAGATTTTGGCCTGAAAAGGAACATGGGGCCCATTTGGGGGCTTCAACAGAAAGGTCACTGCCTATGTAGACAGGAAAGAGCCAGGAAAAATTTATGTTTCATCCAAGGGCCCTGCCCTGAGAGCATGAGCAGAATCCTCAGGAGGCTCCAGGATGACCACCCCCCACCCTCAGCTCTCTGTGGAAGCCAGTGCCAGGAGAGGCCTCTTCAGACGAGTCTGCCAAGAACAGCCAATTCCACAGCTGTATAATCTGTTCCATATTACAGTCTGAAGTAAcccattggaaaaaaaaagttctttccaAAATATCTGAAGACAAAGTCTACATTTTCTATTTCTGAATCTCTTCTTGAATCTTTTCTGGAAGCCATTAGTGTTAGTTTCCTGCTTTTTCATCTAAAACTCTGGTGAAGTGTCTTATTTCTATCTCCTGTTAAACTGAATGTAAAGATATCCACCAAGTCTAAATTATTCCCAATATTCGTGGACACCTTTGGAACTCTAGTTCCAATATCTTTCTTGGATTTAGAGTAGTCGTGGACAACACACCAGTACTGGATTCTTTTCCTTTACCTAATATTACttccttttcattgtttttttgtaATGTCGTTCAGTCTCTATAGGAGTAAGCAATGCATTGTGTAGTTATCAGCTCCCAAGTTTTCATGATAAATGTGCTCTCTGCTTAAAGTCTGTGTTCTGTGTTTAAATATTATCCCAAcccccttttcttctttaagatAGGGCATTGATCTCATTCAGAAAGATTTCTTTGAATAGATGAAGCCATTATCTGTAAGGGTGCTTTGGAACTCTGAGGCTAAGCAGCACCACAGTTTACTGGGCTACTTTTATGTTGAGCATTAATTTTATGGCTTGAACTCTTGAAGCACTATCTATTAGTATGGTCCTAATCTATAGTCCTTGGTTAGCATTAAGCAACTTTCTTATCTGTAGGAATGTGTCTTGTGAGCTTCAGTTGGGCTTCTGCCTACTATCATGCTAACAGATtctttagagtgagttccagctagGAATTCAACTATAGATCTCATCCTAGTCAGTAAGTAATGCCTAGTAGCTCTCTGGTCCCATCCCTGGTATCTGAACAATAAACAACTGCAAGATAGTCCAATACTTATGACTTGTTTTCATGAATCCATTAAGTACAAGATGATAAATGTActgcatatataaacataatgaGCTAGCCCAGAAAATTCTTCAAAAATCAAAATCACTTGGAGAAAAACAATTCTAAGAAATGAGCATAAAAGAACTAGAACAAACTTAGTCCAAACATCTGAAATCACAAATATTATACAATCTGAAATATTTCCAGGATGTACAGTATATGACAAGTGAAAATTTTCACATCAAATCTAATGGAATAGATCACAACTGAGACAAAATTCTACTAGTGTTGCCTTCAAAAAtctcaacaaaaaccaaactaatGACATGTCTAGGTTGGAGCTTATGACATATTATTGTACATATGCAAATATTCTCAAGTGTGGAAAACTTGAAACACTTTTTGCCACAAATAttctggctaaaaaaaaaaaataccccttCTGTCTAAACAAAGACATTATAGAAACTAGGAATgccaacatattttaaatatgtctgTTTTAAGTAATAATAACACTCAGTgcatattttttaagatttttaaacttCAGGAAATCAAAAAAGAGCTGAGAAATCCCATTATTTCTGAATAAGAAAGATAATCAAATCTAAAGACTTCTGGCTTTGGAAGCTTCAATGATGGTCATTGTATAAAAGAGAGTTAGAGGAAACATCAGCTTCAGATTACCTCCTCTCAATCTACATTTTCATTTATGGACACCAATATGTTGCATCTCATTTATGAGAGATCGTTAGACAttatctaaaagaactgcattTGAAAGATATTGGGAAAGATTTGGATGTGCTCCCCACATGGAATTAGTCATTTGCTAACAACATAATGTGAGAAGTGGAAGATTTCTTATAAACGCAGAAGCAGGGGAAAAGAGCActgagaaaatatgaaaaaaatcactccCATAAAATGTctattagagaaaaataaaacgtGTTATTAATAAATACGTTGATTACTTTCCACTAGAATCTTAAGGGAAATTTTATATGAACAAAGTTGCCTAATAGAAATGGAGAGCCCATATCTATAGTTAGCAAAATAATTGTAAACCAACAAACTAAGCATCcaataatgaatgaatgcataTACGTATCTTTATATATTCCCCTTTTCTCATGTGGGACCTGGGGGATTTAAATTCAGGTTCTCAAGCTTGACCGGCAAAAGCGCTTACCCACTGAACCAAGTCccgttttaattaaaattttaaactcaCATCAATTATGCTATATGCATCTATTACTTCTAAACATTCAAATCTCACATGAATTGTCTCCAGTGTCTGTAACTACACTTTGCATTCTTCCTTGTTTGATCTGCACTCAGGTTTGTAAGTATTTATCTCTATTAATAATTTCGCAACATTCCAATATTAGACCACACAGCATCATCATAAGGTACGActttccaaaaaaataaataaatatagtcatTTCTGTCTATCTTATTCTTTTGTAGAAAATCCAAATTCAAGAATTAGTCTTCCCCTTTCTCCAGGACCTTCATACTTAATTTGATTTTGCACAAACTCAGGGTGTCCGAACTAAGCTTCACCATCTCAGCTACATCTTTCTCCTTCAACTTGTTTCTTTCCCCACCACCTTCCACATTTGTCCTATACAACAGACCAGGAGATCGTTTTCATAAGCCTAGTGGTACCCTCCCTTAGATCCCAGTGGTTGGGCTTTGCTACTTCGCTCCTTTCCAGCCCTACCACCCTTCTGGCTTCCCAACACGCATGCGCAGTATCACGTCTGCCCCGCCCGACTGCTGCTGCGGAAGGTGCAGTGCTCAGTAAAGCGCACttcctctgctgatctccactgAGGGAGTGCTGGCTCCGAGAGCTCCAAGCCGCATCCGCATCAGTCCTGCTCTGATCCGAAGGCGCAGACATGTCGGAACAAAGTAAGGATCTGAGCGACCCTAACCTTGCTGCCGAGGCCCCCGACTCTGAGATGCAGTGCAGCGCTGCTGTTCCCGAGGGGATCCCTCCTCCCGCTTTTCTGGCCGCAGACCTCGCAGGGCCACCGTGCGCTCCTGAAGGCCCTATGGAAGCCCCGCAGGCCTCGCCACCGCCCGAAGAACGGTTCGAAGATGCTGACCCTAAGGTCCAGCAGCAGGCCCTAGAGGAGGCCCGCGGCCACCAGCCCGAGAGCCCACCCCGGCCGCTCCCACCACCGCCAGCCCCTGCCCAGCTGGTCCTGAAGGCGCACGAGCTCATGTGGTACGTGTTGGTGAAGGACCAGAAGAGGATGGTCCTCTGGTTTCCAGACATGGTGAAAGAGGTCATGGGCAGCTACAAGAAATGGTGCAGAAGCATCCTCAGGCGCACCAGCGTCATCCTCTCCAGAGTGTTCGGGCTGCACCTGAGGCTGACCAATATCCACACCATGGAGTTTGCCCTGGTCAAAGCACTCAGCCCAGAGGAGCTAGACAGGGTGGCGCTGAACAACCGTATGCCGATGACAGGCCTCCTGCTGATGATCCTGAGCCTCATCTACGTGAAGGGCCGCGGGGCCAGAGAGGGTGCGGTCTGGAATGTGCTGCGCATCCTAGGGCTGAGGCCCTGGAAGAAGCACTCCACCTTTGGAGATGTGAGGAAGATTATCACCGAGGAGTTCGTCCAGCAGAATTACCTGAAGTACCAGCGTGTGCCCCACATCGAGCCTCCCGAGTACGAGTTCTTCTGGGGATCCAGAGCTAACCGCGAAATCACCAAGATGCAGATCATGGAGTTCCTGGCCAGAGTCTTCAAGAAAGATCCCCAGGCTTGGCCTTCCCGCTACAGGGAGGCTCTGGAGCAGGCCAGAGCTCTGCGGGAGGCTAATCTTGCTGCCCAGCCCCCCCGCAGCAGTGTCTCTGGTGATTAAAAAGGTCCAGGGGCACATTGCTATTTTCTGACCCATACTAGGGCTGTGTAAGGGTGGGGTTGAGTCATTAGAGTATTCCAAATCCACAGTGCAGTATTTCatgtataatttttaagttttccaTACAGTGCTTTTGTACCTTGTAATGCAATGTATTCATTTGTGTACTCGTGTAGTGTTTAAGATTGCTGCATGTGTGTTTATAAGTAAGCAGGTTGCTACTTTCACTTTTGTGCTTTTGTGGATTTTTGTACAAGAGATGTGCTGTGCTAAACTTGTGAAATACATTGAGATGCTCTGTatctgattctttgtatgggaCTGATGATCTGTATCAACAAAGAAGGCTCTGGAGAGTTAGCAGGACTTTGCAGCAATGCAGACCCGACCAAGAGAGAGGTCAAGGCCTTTCTCCATATGACTTCAACTGCCACAGAAAGCATCCATGTTGAATGGACTGATCTGAACTGGACTGTTGTCAATGTAAGCACTTAGCACACCTTGCAAAACATGTATACAACCCCACCCTAAATAAACTTCAAAATGAGCATTAAAGATGCTGTGAAATCATTTCTTTGGGGGGAGGTATTTATTTTGTTGAAAGGGGGTGTGGGTATGGGTGGGGATAAGAGTCTCCCTGTGTGCAGCATGAGCAAGCACAGAGGAATTCTAAGAGAGGGGGGAACCATTACACATGATCACTCGGAAGAAACTTGTGGTGCTTCAAGCAATTCGTCACATAAAAGGtataataaccaaaaaaaaaaaaaaaaaaaaaaaggtcattatCACATAACATGGGAGTAACAACAGGTATGATGAAAGGACTGCCCCTTTTTTGTTAGGTGTTTTTTTAAATAGTCTTCAGGGGTCACTTTAACAGAATAAGCCCTTATTGTGCATATTCTTCTTCATTTTGTCCTCCCACCAGCTATCAGAAGTATGATATCAGTGTAAGCCATGACACTAATGAAATAGGGGAGGGGTTGGGATTAGGGAGTTGCACCCAGCAGCACAGTCACATTTGCAGCTCAGCAGTCAATATGTTGCAGCGGACAGTAGGTGAAGAGAGGGTGAAATGGGAATTATGGTATTAGCACagagcaagaaaaataaaagggttGGAGAGTTGGTAATGAACTATCCTAAAAACCTTATGCTGGGATCTTGACACTTAGCTCCCCGCGGCCACCAGTCACACAAGCACTCTTGCCTCCCTGCTGCACGCATTAAGGGTTTGATTTTTCTAATTAATTCCAAGAGTTTCACAGAAAATTAGCTTCTGAATGTACAAATTAGGAAATTCATTTCAGAAAGAATTGATGACCTAATCAAGCCCTTATCATGCTAAGGAATAAAAACAAGATCTGAAATTTCATCTTTCCGGAAGGCTGAAGATGAGCAAAACTATTCTGGCAGTCTTTCCAGTGAGAGCCATGACACTAGTGAGATAGAGGAGGGGTCGGGATTAGGGGGCTGCCCCCAGCAGCACAGTCACATTCGCAGCTCAGCAGTCGGCATTTTGCAGTGGACAGTAGGTGAAGAGAGGGTGAAATGAGATGAGAACCACGACAAACAGCACCAACTAGGGCAAAAATCTCCTTAGGAAGCTTTTGGtctggggagaaagagagaagaggcttTAATGAGATTAGAAATCCTTTAGACTCTGTGGGAAAAGTCATTTGGGAAAAGTTTAAAACAGAATTCTGGGGAAGGTGAATGAGGAGGACATACCTGCCACACCATACTCAGGAGTAAACTGGGAATCCTATTAATATGAAAGAGGTACAATCAGTGTGTTGACAGGCAGAACTGCGGACATATAGTGGCATTATCTAGCTGGTGGTGCAGGGAATGAAAATGCTTATAAATCCATGTCTCTTAAAATGGAAGTCTTCGTACTTAGTTGTGCCCACAGGCTTTCACTGGAGTGAGGATGCAAAGTGGAAAGATTCTGACAGTGACCCCAATGTGGGTGACCTGGCTTTCAGCAGACTATCCCATAAAGAGCTGGTGTTAGCTCTCACACCTATTTaaaatgtttgggttttttttttttttctgctgtaagAATATTGAATCTGTTTTGCATGGGTCTTTTTGGCAAATTCTGTTTTGCAGATTGCAGTTTTGCAGAGCCATGTAAAAACAGATTCAAGATTACTGACACTAGCACCCTAGTCAAACATTTGCTGAGGCATAGGATAGAGAGAAACAAGGCGCTGATTACAGACAGGCACAGAGCAGGGCTGCTCTCCAACTGCGTTGTCTTGGAGACAGCTTGCCACAGAGGAGGAAGCTCTGCAGATATGGAGGGGTTTTATTCATGGTGCCTGGTTCAGTAAACACCACAGCCTGCAGACATATGGAGGAATTACTCAATAACtttcttatattttcatattgGCCTAAAAATTAAAAGATAGGGAGTACTCCAGGTATTTTGGAAAAGATGCTGAAATAGTCTGATCAGGAAACATTTAGCAGGCTCACAATTTGAGAGTCCATAGCTGTGATGATTTGGTACTCTAGCTGGGAGAGATTTCCCTGATTATTTTTATCTGCCAACAATAACTTCATTTTTTACCTTGATATTTTACTCTGATAGCACAGACctatttatgtttcttttcatttttatttttcaattaaagattattttattttaatatgttttaattgaaatagaactgcatcactccctcctcccttttcctccatcCAGGCACTCCCAGCTATTTCACATTTATATTTActgttttttcacattttttcacTTTAATTGAATTCATTCTTAAAGTCATCTAAGCTGGAAAGAGCCTCTGGAGTTTAAATATAAGTTGTAATATCTACTTTAATCTGACCTCAGAGAAAATATAGGGTTCTgagttataattaaaaaaagaaattgatattTTAATGAACCAGTAAAGTTATGTCTTTCCTATATATCCTGATATTATCACCACTACCATAATATTGCCTGACCAACTTAGAACACCCTTCCTGGGACTGTTTACAGCATCCATATTAAAATGCCTACTCAGAACACATATGACACGTACAAATAAGTGCATTCTGTTGCTTTCGTGTGAATTGTTAGATATGTAAAGGCAAAGAGTCATATCTGAAACCTCCCATCATGCATCTAAAGTCCCTTTACTATGGGCCTGTCCCATGGATATTCTTGGCTAGTAATGaagcattcttttttcttttttcctctaatttaaattttatttttcttatataatatatcctgatcacatttctctttccctctgctccttctagctcctccacctccccaccctccctgattcccctgctttctgtctctcattaaaaaaacaaacaagcttcTATGAGATAATGATATGatatagtaagataaaacaaaaactagcacATCAGGACAGGACAATACAACCAGAAAGAAATACAACCAAAGTGCATGGGTCAGAAACAGATATAGGTACAAAGACCTATTCATTTGCATGCTCAGGTATCCTACAAAAGCACAAAACtaaaagccataatatatacacaaaggacctgaaaactcaaaatattagaaaataatggCACCTTtgcaacaggaaagaaaaaacaagaacagCAATCACATTCAACTAGCCTGAAACATAGAACAGAAATAAGCAGTACAGGGAAAGAAATGAATGCAGAAAATATTGGAAACAAGAAGAAGagtcaggttttttttaaagcccaATAATGCAAATCAGTTACTAATAGTCTTAAAGgataaataatacaaattaatAACTTCTTACTGGGCAAATGGATCATGAAAACAAGTAACCAGATGAGGCTGgggaagaaaaacaagagaatggtgtaattctcttttaattaaaatagtaatataattttaataaaaaaaacacataattggGACCTgcttgtttcaaaaaagaaatggaggagaaattgatctaggggagaagggagatggTTGAGACTGGGGGAAGATGAGGGAGGTGAGGTtgtggttggtttatattgtatgaaagaagaatacataaaatacaataagacattcacaaaaaattaaaaagaacaaaagtaagCCAATGCTGTTAGAATAAAATATCAagggagaaaatgaaaaagtcaatttaataaataaagatatGTTTTAAACAATAAgtgattaaatatataataaaagtaaatccaTTCTATTACTAGTTAATTAAAATTGGCATCCACATGCCCTTCTCTAGTTGGACATATGCTACATGTTGCCTTCTGTACTCATTAGCATGCATGTTGAGAGACCAGTGTTCAGAAGATGATGTGCTGGGAGTTAAGGATTTAACAATAAACAGAATGATCATTGTGTGGTCAGAAGGCATTAATTAGGTGCATAACAAGAATCACCCTTCAGCACAAAGAATGCCACACTAGAAGCAATATGAGGATAGAGGAAGACAAACAGATGCATAAAACCCAGATTTTCTAAGAGAAGTATTGTATAAATTTGCATGTATTGTATAAAGGGTGATTGACAATTTAAAAGTGATACTGGGAAGGGTACATTTGACAGAAGGATCTCTTTGTGCTAACGGGCTGTGTTAAGAAACAAACAGACTtgtgatattatatattatcttgaaatgaaggaaaatagaaagtaaattccattttgatttttaaaatattttaattttctctgttACAGACACTTTTGTCAAATTATTTTGCCAGTAACTTAATATTAGAAGATATTATAGCTTTTAGGGTGTGATGTatgaatttattcatttgtttaataaaaatattgaacttCATTGTATGGTTACTTTGTAGGACTTGGAGACACTGATAAATTAAAAACTTTGTTtcacatatgtataatatatgctgtatttataaaaagaattGTCAGAAATTGTCTTGGTGATTAAATCAACAGTCTAGGTATCTGTGGTCAAAGAGTTTCTAATTTAATTTAGTAATGTCTCCCAAAGTAAACTTTCAATGATACCAATGACTGTTCCATAGCACACTGCAATACTtggttcttgttttcttcttttggaagTTGAGTGATGGAGGATAAGGTGAGAAATGAGCAACAGGTGTTGACTTAGGTTTCAAGCTTGAATACAGGTTAAAGGTCAGGTTTAGTTGATGAGACTGGAACAGGTTAGGGGAAGAACAAGTGTGGAGGAAAAAGTAGCAGTTTCTATGttgaaaatcttttaaatatgctgaaagacagaaagaagactTACACAATAAGTATATCTAACTCAAGGGAGAATATTATATCTCAGCAGTGGAGAAATGTACTTATCTATGGAAACTCTGGGGGGAAAATGTGTCTGTGCTTGTATTCTGAGAACCTGAAGCATTTTCTCATCAAGTTCTACAGGAATGTCTGGCAATGGCACTGTAAAGAGTGCCTGGATAAGAGTTCAAAAAGAAAGGCAGCAGAGTGCAAGGTCATGAAATCAAAATAGCAGCATTTTGAGAGAGAGGAAGTGGCCAAGGGTATCAAATGCTCTTGAAGTATCTTAAACAATTTGGAAAGGGATTTTTGCATTTAATAGGATCCTTGGTGGTTAGAGAAGAAAGTATGTTACCTAGACGCAAGTTACCTAGTTGGCAATAACTCTGATAACTCAGGTGAGCAACAGATCAGGACTTAGCTATGGAGTAGGTAATGAGGATGGGAATGAATGAAGGAAATTTGAAAAtatctgtagatcaggttgacaAAGGGAAAAGATTAAGTAAGTGCTACAGATAAGAAGGGTGGGATGAATGAAGGACTGTGGGCAGCTTCCTGGAGTGCTGGGCTTCTTGAGTATCAGTTGTTTATTTACGAAGTAAACAGAGCAGATTCATGTGGGAGGATGATAAATTCCACTGAAAAGAAGTTGATTCTGACATGAGTGTGAGATACACAAATGGAGGTATGAATTTGGCTGAGTAGAAAATCACAAGAGAAAAAGTTGCAGTGTGGAATATAGTCCAAGGAACTCATGGGTGAGAAGACTGCTTAGAGATAGAGCTGCTGGGATTTGGGAGGGTAAACTGTGGTTTTCTCATGCAGTTTAGGCAGGAAATGCAATTTGCTGCTCATTTGCAGACACTAGCATCAGATATGCATGGTCCTTCTCCATTCTAAGGGTATGTTTGGGAAACTTTTTAACATCAAATATTCCTGCTCCCTCTTCTTATACTAAAGATATGCTTGGGGAACTTGAGAAAGTAAAAAAGGGatgtggaaggaagatggaggaaaatGAATGAATCTTGGAGTTAAAGACAGAACACTCAAAAAGTATCAGGAAAATATAAAGTCTAGTGAAATCTAAAGAATTTGTTTTAGAGATTTTGTGCATATCATAAGGGGTCAGGGTTTGGGTATGCCTCGGGTCTGAAACaatgaaaaagcagaaaagtaaataaataaataaataaataaataaataaataaataaataaataaagcagaaaagTATCTACTAATTAGTTATTATAAAGCTATTTTAAAACTGTCAAGCAAATTGCCATCAGACTGATTCCAACAAGAGCTGAGTTTTAGCAAATTGACAATTGAGCAGTATATGTACACAAACAACTTGAATATTGAAGATTGAGAGAAGTTAATGCTAAGCCGACGAAGTGACAATCAGTATAAGCAGGGTGACAAGCCTTAAGTGGAAGTCGGAATGCATGTGGTGTATAGATGAGACAGGTAGATAAAAATGATTGATAGTTGCATGCCTATTTGTATCCGTGACAAAAGCTGATGGTGTTATATTCTtagaagacagcaggaaataatgtACTGAACACTGATCCAAATGAGTTAATCTTTGCAGACTGTCATGGCAAAGTCCAGTGGTTATTAGAGATTTTAACttactaatatataaaaagaataatgCAATGCTGtcatgtttttcatttattccaggattgcaatattttaaaattaactgccATTATTCACCATATTAATaatcagaaaaatatataagatcATATCAATTCACACAGAAAAGACATTTGCGAAAGTTTATTAATCctactctttttaaaattgtcaGAAAATTAAAGTTGGAAAGAAAAATCAGTAAAATGAATTCTTCCTTTGTAACTGCTTCATATGTCTCGTCTATTTGAGATGCAGTCAATAAGATCAATCCCAAGCCTGATACTAGAAACCCAGCTAACTGTTCAGTGCTTGTAAAGTCATGGTCATTGGAGAAGAATATATAACCACTAGTTTAATAAATCATCATAATCCCTAATAAAATTCTGTAAGCATTTGCCCTTATACCTACAAATGAATGTAGTCCTCACCTCTCATCAAGGAAAGTTGT
This portion of the Apodemus sylvaticus chromosome 1, mApoSyl1.1, whole genome shotgun sequence genome encodes:
- the Ndn gene encoding necdin produces the protein MSEQSKDLSDPNLAAEAPDSEMQCSAAVPEGIPPPAFLAADLAGPPCAPEGPMEAPQASPPPEERFEDADPKVQQQALEEARGHQPESPPRPLPPPPAPAQLVLKAHELMWYVLVKDQKRMVLWFPDMVKEVMGSYKKWCRSILRRTSVILSRVFGLHLRLTNIHTMEFALVKALSPEELDRVALNNRMPMTGLLLMILSLIYVKGRGAREGAVWNVLRILGLRPWKKHSTFGDVRKIITEEFVQQNYLKYQRVPHIEPPEYEFFWGSRANREITKMQIMEFLARVFKKDPQAWPSRYREALEQARALREANLAAQPPRSSVSGD